The following proteins are co-located in the uncultured Draconibacterium sp. genome:
- a CDS encoding glycoside hydrolase family 2 TIM barrel-domain containing protein, with the protein MKKYLFKILPLSLFVWTIMLSCTNSQKENFSERTRLFNNDWKFVRDSIVGAEKSDFDDSNWMSVDLPHDFSIMDLPGEDSEDQIGPFSNKAINGNGTGQTLGGTGWYRKSFVLDKADEGKNVVLKFDGAYMETDVWVNDKKAGFNKNGYTPFWFDISSLLNPAGEPNIIAVKVDNIGANSRWYSGSGLYRNVHLIVTNPVHVGVWGTKITTPEVSSNHALVEIEVTANNETGSDVEAEITVNLKDNKGVVAGSSTQTIILPANSEKIGKNQISVQDPALWSLESPELYNAEVTIKVAKKVVDVYSQKFGIRSIEFSADRGFLLNGKQVLLKGGCLHHDNGYLGAAAFDRAEQREVELMKENGYNAIRSSHNPLSESFLNACDEIGILVITEFTDMWDSYKNKNDYHRFFNNYWESDLTNMILRGRNHPSIIMWSIGNEIPKKSIAEGVKIGEKLAAKVKELDDTRVTTEGVPNFLIHGGWKNSKDYFDVVDVAGYNYMEAAYESDHNKYPERVIYASESYPKEAYNYWTAAEKLPYVIGDFVWTAMDYIGEVSVGSSSYKKPEDIDKRSFQAMDGIPESINPDLVFDMMAQMSSPTWPAFLSWCGDLDLMGDKKPQGLYRDILWDRSLLEVNVHEPIPEGMVEDISPWGWPKELPVWNWKGSEGKPLKVRVFTKASNVKLELNGKAIGEKTITEGDQHIAEFQVSYQPGTLTAIALEDGKEIARKILSTPGEASAIRLTADSETIKADRNDLSFVKIEVLDENGQLIVQNPVKIKIDVSGNGELIASGNANPSDMASVNNSEINTFRGKAQAIIRPFITAGEITITVSSDGLKTGELKLVVQ; encoded by the coding sequence ATGAAAAAATATTTGTTTAAAATATTGCCACTGAGTCTTTTCGTATGGACGATTATGTTATCGTGCACAAATTCACAAAAGGAAAACTTTTCCGAACGGACACGACTGTTTAATAACGACTGGAAATTTGTTAGGGACAGTATTGTTGGCGCAGAAAAATCGGATTTCGACGATTCAAACTGGATGTCTGTTGATCTTCCACACGATTTCAGTATTATGGATTTGCCCGGAGAAGATTCGGAAGATCAAATTGGTCCTTTCTCAAACAAGGCAATAAATGGAAATGGTACAGGCCAAACCCTTGGAGGTACAGGCTGGTATCGAAAAAGTTTTGTACTCGATAAAGCCGATGAAGGCAAAAACGTAGTATTAAAATTTGATGGTGCCTACATGGAAACCGATGTTTGGGTAAACGATAAAAAAGCAGGTTTTAATAAAAATGGATATACTCCATTTTGGTTCGATATTAGTTCGTTGCTAAATCCTGCCGGAGAACCAAATATCATTGCCGTAAAAGTGGATAACATCGGGGCAAATTCGCGCTGGTACAGTGGCTCGGGTTTATACCGTAATGTGCATTTAATCGTAACTAATCCGGTGCATGTTGGCGTGTGGGGAACAAAAATTACGACTCCTGAAGTTAGCTCCAATCATGCTTTGGTTGAGATCGAAGTAACTGCCAATAATGAAACGGGAAGTGATGTTGAAGCTGAAATAACTGTCAACCTTAAAGATAATAAAGGTGTTGTCGCCGGCTCTTCAACTCAAACAATTATACTTCCAGCAAATTCAGAAAAAATTGGCAAGAATCAAATCAGCGTTCAAGATCCGGCCTTGTGGTCACTTGAATCGCCCGAACTATACAATGCTGAAGTAACTATTAAAGTAGCGAAGAAAGTGGTAGATGTTTACAGTCAAAAATTTGGAATTCGGTCTATTGAGTTCTCTGCTGATAGAGGATTTTTACTAAATGGGAAACAGGTTTTGCTAAAAGGAGGCTGTTTGCATCACGATAACGGATATCTCGGAGCTGCCGCTTTCGATAGGGCTGAACAACGGGAAGTTGAATTGATGAAAGAAAACGGCTACAACGCCATTCGTTCTTCTCATAATCCATTATCGGAATCATTTTTAAATGCTTGTGACGAGATTGGAATATTGGTAATTACTGAGTTTACCGATATGTGGGACAGCTATAAAAATAAAAATGACTACCACCGTTTTTTCAACAACTACTGGGAAAGTGATTTAACCAACATGATATTGAGAGGCAGGAATCATCCAAGTATTATCATGTGGAGTATCGGAAATGAAATTCCTAAAAAGAGCATTGCAGAGGGTGTAAAAATTGGTGAAAAACTGGCTGCTAAGGTCAAGGAGTTGGATGATACTCGTGTAACAACCGAAGGTGTTCCCAATTTTTTGATTCATGGTGGATGGAAAAACTCAAAAGATTATTTTGATGTTGTTGATGTTGCCGGATACAACTACATGGAAGCAGCTTATGAATCAGATCATAATAAATATCCTGAAAGGGTTATTTATGCTTCAGAATCCTATCCAAAAGAAGCATACAATTATTGGACGGCAGCTGAAAAGTTACCTTATGTAATTGGTGATTTTGTTTGGACGGCCATGGACTACATCGGTGAAGTTTCAGTGGGCAGTTCAAGCTATAAAAAACCAGAGGATATCGATAAGAGGTCGTTTCAAGCCATGGATGGTATTCCGGAAAGCATAAATCCTGATTTGGTATTCGATATGATGGCGCAAATGTCATCGCCTACCTGGCCTGCCTTTCTTTCGTGGTGCGGCGATTTGGATTTAATGGGCGATAAAAAACCACAAGGACTTTACCGCGATATATTGTGGGATAGAAGTTTGTTGGAGGTGAATGTTCACGAACCTATTCCTGAAGGTATGGTTGAGGATATTTCTCCCTGGGGATGGCCTAAAGAATTACCTGTTTGGAACTGGAAAGGAAGTGAAGGCAAACCTTTGAAAGTGCGTGTATTCACCAAAGCATCAAATGTTAAACTCGAATTAAATGGTAAGGCTATAGGCGAAAAAACTATCACTGAAGGAGACCAGCATATTGCAGAGTTTCAGGTTTCATATCAGCCGGGTACGCTTACAGCTATTGCCCTGGAAGATGGTAAAGAGATTGCCCGCAAAATTTTGTCGACACCCGGAGAAGCATCAGCCATAAGGTTAACTGCCGACAGTGAAACAATCAAAGCAGACCGCAATGACCTTTCATTTGTAAAAATTGAGGTGCTTGATGAAAACGGACAGTTGATTGTGCAAAATCCCGTGAAAATTAAAATTGACGTATCCGGCAATGGAGAACTTATCGCATCCGGAAATGCCAATCCAAGTGATATGGCAAGCGTAAATAATTCAGAGATTAATACTTTCAGGGGGAAGGCACAGGCAATCATCCGTCCGTTTATAACAGCAGGCGAAATTACCATAACGGTTAGTTCCGACGGTTTAAAAACAGGAGAGTTAAAGCTTGTTGTTCAATAG
- a CDS encoding SMP-30/gluconolactonase/LRE family protein, with the protein MSKQISRLLEGIVWGESPRWRGNKLWFSDIFGKQVRNVDMNGNATLVEDIPFIPSGLGWGPDGNLLIATGAVKVVKQKDDKFEVFADLSHSALGINDMVVDAKGNAYVGCYGYDVRKYKPGMAVDAWLTLVRPDGSFKKVADGMICPNGMVITQDQKQLIVADTFAKQLLAFDIAPDGSLKNRYVWADLEGGPDGITMDTDGAVWAAIPHMGAVVRVKEGGQVHETIYFDKTPLACTLGGPNGDLLFVVTVDAHNELSEEDLKNQNAAVNKKGSSIEYIQVGVQGFGTP; encoded by the coding sequence ATGAGTAAGCAGATTAGTAGATTGCTTGAAGGTATTGTTTGGGGAGAAAGCCCACGATGGCGCGGTAATAAACTTTGGTTTTCCGATATTTTTGGTAAACAGGTTCGAAATGTGGATATGAATGGAAACGCAACACTTGTTGAAGATATCCCTTTTATTCCCTCAGGTTTAGGATGGGGACCAGATGGCAATCTGTTAATTGCAACTGGAGCAGTCAAAGTAGTAAAGCAAAAAGATGACAAATTTGAAGTTTTTGCAGATTTAAGCCATTCGGCATTGGGTATAAACGATATGGTAGTCGATGCCAAAGGCAACGCTTATGTTGGATGTTATGGATACGATGTCAGGAAATACAAGCCGGGAATGGCTGTAGATGCCTGGCTTACCTTGGTAAGACCAGATGGAAGCTTTAAGAAAGTTGCTGATGGGATGATTTGCCCCAATGGGATGGTAATTACCCAAGACCAAAAACAGCTGATTGTTGCCGATACCTTCGCAAAACAACTTTTAGCCTTCGATATTGCCCCGGATGGTAGTTTGAAAAACCGATACGTATGGGCCGATCTTGAGGGCGGTCCGGATGGTATAACAATGGATACGGACGGAGCTGTTTGGGCAGCCATACCCCACATGGGAGCTGTTGTCAGAGTTAAAGAAGGTGGTCAAGTACACGAGACAATCTATTTTGATAAGACTCCCTTGGCTTGCACTTTAGGGGGCCCAAATGGAGACCTCTTATTTGTGGTTACCGTAGACGCACACAACGAACTGAGCGAAGAGGATTTGAAAAATCAAAATGCTGCTGTAAACAAAAAAGGGTCTAGTATTGAATATATTCAGGTTGGTGTTCAAGGATTTGGTACTCCCTGA
- a CDS encoding alpha/beta hydrolase encodes MKKALFIMAICMVALSSAVAQSKIEKETFVYSEKDGQELLLDKYVDNSIEYDGKRPVMIYVHGGGFATGSKINALQIKYNKHFAAQGFVSIAINYRLGLKDVEQPSPEIMTKAIHVSLEDLLTATAFIIEKADDWNIDTEKIMISGGSAGAITCLNAEYEICAERPLSKLVPAGFNYAGVVSQAGCVMIKEKTLEWKKTPCPILFMHGDKDMQVPFESMDMMGTFAAGSNYLHKQFVENDFAHWLYVEEGADHIVALKPLQYNFGEIDTFIDRFVMNGEHAIVRTYWKDEVPGSMAKMFDIVPLYMTGWEKTDEEVEAGEQ; translated from the coding sequence ATGAAGAAAGCATTATTTATCATGGCAATTTGTATGGTTGCCTTAAGTAGCGCAGTTGCACAAAGCAAAATTGAAAAAGAAACATTTGTGTATTCCGAAAAAGACGGACAAGAATTACTTCTTGACAAATACGTTGACAACAGCATTGAATATGATGGGAAACGCCCTGTAATGATTTATGTACATGGAGGTGGTTTTGCTACCGGTAGTAAAATAAATGCATTACAGATTAAGTACAACAAACATTTTGCAGCACAGGGCTTTGTTTCCATTGCAATTAATTACCGCTTAGGACTAAAAGATGTTGAACAACCCAGCCCGGAAATTATGACAAAAGCTATTCATGTTTCGCTTGAAGACCTCCTTACAGCTACCGCATTCATTATTGAAAAAGCAGATGATTGGAATATCGACACAGAAAAGATAATGATTTCAGGAGGAAGTGCTGGAGCAATTACATGTTTAAATGCCGAATACGAGATATGTGCCGAAAGACCATTGTCAAAACTTGTACCCGCAGGTTTTAATTATGCCGGAGTGGTATCGCAAGCTGGATGTGTAATGATTAAAGAGAAAACATTGGAATGGAAAAAAACACCTTGCCCGATACTGTTTATGCATGGAGATAAGGATATGCAGGTTCCGTTCGAAAGTATGGATATGATGGGAACATTTGCAGCCGGTTCAAATTATCTGCATAAGCAATTTGTTGAGAATGACTTTGCACATTGGTTGTATGTTGAGGAAGGTGCAGACCATATTGTAGCGCTAAAACCCTTGCAATACAATTTCGGAGAGATCGACACTTTCATTGATCGCTTTGTGATGAATGGAGAACATGCCATTGTAAGAACTTATTGGAAAGATGAAGTGCCGGGATCGATGGCGAAAATGTTTGACATTGTTCCTCTTTATATGACTGGTTGGGAGAAAACAGATGAAGAAGTTGAAGCAGGTGAACAATAA
- a CDS encoding glycosyl hydrolase — MNLIIKRLFLLLIIAVAFSSCSNNKLEIENEDLYIEFKNPVKEARPRVWWHWTNGNVTKVGVHKDLHWVNRLIGNMKPVANQKITCTSFPFYKVDSPLQPSGLLGTVRIISTKNEKN; from the coding sequence ATGAATCTGATTATAAAACGTCTTTTTCTTCTACTTATAATTGCAGTTGCGTTCAGCTCCTGTTCAAATAACAAGTTAGAAATTGAAAACGAAGACTTATACATCGAATTTAAAAATCCAGTGAAAGAAGCACGTCCCAGAGTTTGGTGGCATTGGACGAATGGGAATGTTACCAAGGTTGGGGTTCATAAAGATTTACATTGGGTGAATCGATTGATTGGGAATATGAAACCTGTTGCTAACCAAAAGATTACCTGTACTTCATTCCCGTTTTATAAAGTTGATTCGCCCTTACAACCATCCGGTTTACTTGGAACGGTTCGTATTATTTCGACTAAGAATGAAAAGAACTAA
- a CDS encoding beta-N-acetylhexosaminidase encodes MNKTILIFLMMLPFTFAGFAQNRVLNVMPYPLEVTWEEGNFRIDQEFSIAIDGTFDDKLVENAANRFLSKLRSKTLIYFNQERIEVNQRLDKAKFSIQIEESSVPAIGVDESYELLVTSDRIQLKAKTTQGALWGLETLIQIVAADENGYYIPAVKIVDEPRFMWRGMLVDVARHFLPIDILKRNIDAMAAVKLNILHLHLTDDEGFRVESKLYPKLHQMGSNGRYYTQTELVDLVKYASDRGITIVPEFDLPGHSRSWFAGYPELASAPGPYKPGPRFVFDPNASREALGEAVKSAPTPTIDPTREEVYEFLDNLIGEMTNIFPSPYFHIGADENNGAAWRLNPDIAQFMEDNEMKNTHELHVYFVKRVNELFRKYNRTMLAYQEAYSEDLSKDIIFQAWIAKGDPMEAVSPFEIAGKGNSTLINTGFYLDLFFPSHVHYLNAEIPAEVNENIWGGEAALWSELVDENCFEGRAWPRTAAVAERLWSPATITDIDDMYDRLYNLNNELEELGLNHRLNAKRWIKVWANGTSIEAPYSVYECLAPFQGYRRLAISMMQPANLKYETIPLVNLPDIVEVDSEVEWGFRNQIELFLKDGDPYVKMEIEKQLKRWQEAAIQLKEQVKTAPGLKPLETYSNRIISATDLGLQALNGNLDAAEEQKALKQLKSMILRSDLVEIRILDEIEALVKGKLEELSTNYPMY; translated from the coding sequence ATGAACAAAACAATACTAATTTTTCTGATGATGCTTCCTTTTACATTTGCAGGTTTTGCTCAAAACAGAGTGCTCAATGTAATGCCTTATCCACTTGAAGTTACATGGGAGGAAGGCAATTTTAGAATCGATCAGGAATTTTCAATAGCTATTGATGGGACATTCGATGATAAATTAGTAGAGAATGCGGCAAACCGTTTTCTATCTAAGCTTAGAAGCAAAACCCTGATTTATTTTAACCAGGAAAGGATTGAGGTGAATCAAAGATTGGACAAAGCTAAATTCTCGATTCAAATAGAGGAAAGCTCAGTCCCGGCAATTGGTGTCGATGAATCTTATGAACTGTTGGTTACTTCGGATAGGATTCAATTAAAAGCAAAAACTACACAAGGAGCACTTTGGGGACTGGAAACGTTAATTCAAATTGTAGCTGCCGATGAAAACGGATATTATATTCCTGCCGTGAAAATTGTTGACGAACCAAGGTTTATGTGGCGGGGAATGTTAGTAGATGTGGCAAGGCATTTTTTACCCATCGACATTTTAAAAAGAAATATTGATGCAATGGCTGCCGTAAAACTCAATATTCTTCACCTGCATCTTACCGATGATGAAGGTTTTAGAGTGGAGTCGAAACTGTACCCAAAGTTGCATCAGATGGGGTCCAACGGAAGGTATTATACCCAAACAGAATTGGTCGACCTTGTCAAATACGCTTCAGACAGGGGAATTACGATTGTTCCGGAATTTGATCTTCCGGGACATTCGCGAAGTTGGTTTGCCGGTTATCCTGAGCTGGCCAGTGCACCCGGTCCTTATAAACCGGGACCCAGGTTCGTGTTCGATCCGAATGCTTCACGCGAGGCACTTGGCGAGGCTGTAAAGTCGGCACCAACGCCAACCATTGATCCTACCCGGGAAGAAGTTTACGAATTTTTGGACAACTTAATTGGAGAGATGACCAATATTTTCCCATCTCCGTATTTTCATATTGGTGCCGATGAGAACAATGGTGCAGCCTGGCGTTTAAATCCGGATATCGCACAGTTTATGGAAGATAACGAAATGAAAAATACGCATGAATTGCATGTGTATTTTGTGAAACGAGTTAATGAGTTATTTCGGAAGTACAACCGCACGATGCTGGCCTACCAGGAAGCTTATTCTGAAGATTTGTCGAAAGACATAATTTTTCAGGCCTGGATTGCCAAGGGAGATCCAATGGAGGCTGTATCGCCTTTTGAGATAGCCGGAAAAGGAAATTCCACTCTTATTAATACCGGCTTTTACCTCGATTTATTTTTTCCCTCGCATGTTCACTATTTGAATGCTGAAATTCCGGCAGAAGTGAATGAAAATATCTGGGGTGGTGAAGCTGCCTTATGGTCTGAACTGGTTGATGAAAATTGTTTTGAAGGAAGGGCTTGGCCAAGAACAGCAGCCGTGGCTGAACGACTGTGGTCTCCAGCAACTATCACTGATATAGACGATATGTACGACAGACTTTACAACCTCAACAATGAACTAGAAGAACTTGGCCTAAATCACCGTTTGAATGCAAAACGATGGATTAAAGTTTGGGCAAACGGAACTTCAATCGAAGCTCCCTATTCGGTGTACGAATGTTTAGCTCCTTTTCAAGGGTATCGAAGACTGGCGATCAGTATGATGCAACCAGCAAACTTAAAGTATGAAACCATACCACTTGTTAACTTGCCCGACATCGTGGAAGTTGATTCGGAAGTGGAGTGGGGATTCAGAAACCAAATCGAACTTTTTCTGAAAGACGGTGATCCATATGTAAAAATGGAAATAGAAAAGCAGTTAAAGAGATGGCAGGAAGCAGCAATTCAACTTAAAGAACAAGTTAAGACTGCCCCAGGTTTGAAACCTCTTGAAACATATTCAAACAGAATAATTTCTGCAACAGACCTTGGTTTACAAGCCTTAAATGGGAATTTAGATGCAGCTGAAGAACAGAAGGCATTGAAACAATTAAAGTCAATGATTTTGAGATCTGACTTAGTTGAAATAAGGATATTAGATGAAATAGAAGCTTTGGTTAAGGGTAAACTGGAGGAACTGTCAACCAATTACCCAATGTATTAA